In Trifolium pratense cultivar HEN17-A07 linkage group LG7, ARS_RC_1.1, whole genome shotgun sequence, a genomic segment contains:
- the LOC123897837 gene encoding monothiol glutaredoxin-S2-like translates to MERVTKLVSERSVVIFSKSSCCMCHTIKTLLSDFGVNPEVHELDEISGGRDIEQALLRLGCNPSVPAVFIGGELVGGANEVMSLHLNRTLIPMLRRAGALWV, encoded by the coding sequence ATGGAGAGAGTAACAAAGTTGGTATCAGAGAGATCAGTGGTAATATTTAGCAAGAGTAGTTGTTGTATGTGTCACACAATCAAAACTCTCTTAAGTGATTTTGGAGTTAATCCAGAAGTTCATGAACTTGATGAGATAAGTGGAGGAAGAGACATTGAACAAGCACTTTTAAGGCTTGGTTGTAACCCTTCTGTTCCTGCTGTTTTCATTGGTGGTGAGCTTGTTGGTGGAGCCAATGAAGTTATGAGTCTTCATCTTAATAGGACTTTGATTCCAATGCTTAGAAGAGCAGGAGCTCTTTGGGTTTGA